A genomic stretch from Georgenia muralis includes:
- a CDS encoding peptidoglycan D,D-transpeptidase FtsI family protein, with protein MSAGAVRTRTHVRRQAALVAVLTVLLVFSGRLVYVQAFQGPELAEQAKDDRTRTSAIRAPRGDILDADGEVLATSVERFNVGVNQRLIRNYVVKDEDGEVVGGGAAAAAEALAPLLGRDKAELGAQLVGDSTFVYLAKGLTPEQWREIDALRIPGIEPEETTERIYPNGTTAGNVLGFVGADGQGLAGLELTYDDALTGTDGSLTVEIGGTGQVIPTGHREEVPAAPGQTVHTTIDRDLQYFAQRSIDEAVATHGGAWGAVVVEEVGTGRILALADSGTVDPNDFQSWDAQDRGSRAVQSPYEPGSTGKLPTFAIALEQGLVTPDTVFTVPDTLTMPNGQTFRDNSPHATETLTTTGVLQMSSNTGTVQIGDLVDDRERFELLRAFGFGERTGIELPGESAGIVRDPDTWDRRTRYTTMFGQGMSVTLLQNTSMVATLGNDGVRMAPHVVDGTTDGDGVFTPTEVADGEEVLSPATAETMLAMMETVVADGGTGPQGAVPGYRVAAKTGTAEILDAAGGLSNRLGSFVGVAPAEDPRVAVGVVVYRGAGTSYGGTVAAPTFREVTAFALREMGVAPSTEPPPTLALTPEQG; from the coding sequence GTGAGCGCCGGCGCCGTGCGCACCCGCACCCACGTGCGGCGGCAGGCCGCGCTCGTCGCGGTGCTGACGGTGCTGCTCGTCTTCTCCGGCCGCCTCGTCTACGTCCAGGCCTTCCAGGGGCCCGAGCTGGCCGAGCAGGCCAAGGACGACCGCACCCGGACCTCGGCGATCCGGGCCCCGCGCGGTGACATCCTCGACGCTGACGGCGAGGTGCTGGCCACCTCCGTCGAGCGTTTCAACGTCGGCGTCAACCAGCGGCTCATCAGGAACTACGTGGTCAAGGACGAGGACGGCGAGGTCGTCGGCGGCGGCGCGGCCGCGGCGGCCGAGGCCCTCGCGCCGCTGCTGGGCCGGGACAAGGCCGAGCTCGGCGCCCAGCTCGTGGGCGACTCCACGTTCGTCTACCTCGCCAAGGGCCTGACCCCGGAGCAGTGGCGCGAGATCGACGCGCTGCGGATCCCGGGCATCGAGCCGGAGGAGACGACGGAGCGCATCTACCCCAACGGCACCACCGCCGGGAACGTCCTGGGCTTCGTCGGCGCGGACGGCCAGGGCCTCGCGGGGCTCGAGCTCACCTACGACGACGCCCTCACGGGCACCGACGGCTCGCTCACGGTGGAGATCGGCGGCACGGGCCAGGTCATCCCCACCGGCCACCGCGAGGAGGTGCCCGCGGCCCCCGGACAGACGGTGCACACCACCATCGACCGGGACCTGCAGTACTTCGCCCAGCGCAGCATCGACGAGGCCGTGGCCACCCACGGTGGTGCGTGGGGCGCCGTCGTCGTGGAGGAGGTCGGCACCGGGCGCATCCTCGCGCTGGCCGACTCCGGCACCGTCGACCCCAACGACTTCCAGTCCTGGGATGCGCAGGACCGCGGCTCCCGGGCGGTCCAGAGCCCCTACGAGCCGGGCTCGACGGGCAAGCTGCCCACGTTCGCCATCGCGCTCGAGCAGGGCCTCGTCACCCCGGACACCGTCTTCACCGTCCCGGACACGCTCACCATGCCCAACGGCCAGACCTTCCGCGACAACAGCCCCCACGCCACCGAGACCCTCACCACCACCGGCGTGCTCCAGATGTCGTCGAACACCGGGACGGTCCAGATCGGCGACCTGGTCGACGACCGCGAGCGCTTCGAGCTCCTGCGCGCCTTCGGCTTCGGGGAGCGGACCGGGATCGAGCTGCCCGGCGAGAGCGCCGGCATCGTGCGCGACCCGGACACGTGGGACCGGCGCACCCGCTACACGACGATGTTCGGCCAGGGCATGTCGGTGACCCTGCTGCAGAACACCTCCATGGTGGCCACCCTCGGCAACGACGGCGTCCGGATGGCCCCGCACGTCGTGGACGGCACCACCGACGGTGACGGCGTCTTCACCCCCACCGAGGTCGCCGACGGCGAGGAGGTCCTCAGCCCTGCCACCGCCGAGACCATGCTGGCGATGATGGAGACGGTGGTCGCCGACGGCGGCACCGGCCCGCAGGGGGCGGTGCCCGGCTACCGGGTGGCCGCCAAGACCGGCACCGCCGAGATCCTCGACGCCGCGGGCGGACTGAGCAACCGGCTCGGGTCCTTCGTCGGCGTCGCGCCGGCGGAGGACCCGCGCGTCGCGGTCGGCGTGGTCGTCTACCGAGGCGCGGGCACCTCCTACGGCGGCACCGTCGCCGCTCCCACGTTCCGTGAGGTGACGGCGTTCGCCCTGCGCGAGATGGGCGTCGCGCCCAGCACCGAGCCCCCGCCCACGCTGGCCCTGACCCCGGAGCAGGGGTGA
- a CDS encoding UDP-N-acetylmuramoyl-L-alanyl-D-glutamate--2,6-diaminopimelate ligase encodes MTASPDDPLRPAAPAPRRLGDLAGAFALSPAGPGEGWACVEVTGVSADNRLVRGGELFAAHAGAHVHGARFVPAAVAAGARAVLTDPAGAELLAAADPGVPVLVTPDVPALLGRLAADLYGHPGRALGTFAVTGTNGKTTTAFMVDHALRSLGRRTGLIGTVEVRVGDRAVPATLTTPQPADLQALLAAMVADGVDDLVMEVSSHALALGRVDPLVYDVAGFTNLTADHLDFHGDLEGYYAAKASLFDISRTGVVVADDRWGRRLAAETGDAVAALTTGPGGDWTVTGVEADATGSAFTLAHRDGRSLRTRTDLPGAFNVANAALAAAMVLTSGVAPAELEDALAGAGGLSPQVPGRMEQLGDRPRVVVDFAHNTDALVQALAALRPTTTGRLHVVIGAAGDRDRAKRPEMGRAAVDGADTVIVTDDDPHDEPAAQIRAEVLAGTTGAAVREIADRAEAIRTAVLEAADDDTVLVAGRGHETVQEVAGVDHHLDDREEVRAALALRAGGQHA; translated from the coding sequence GTGACCGCCAGCCCCGATGACCCCCTGCGCCCGGCCGCGCCCGCACCCCGGCGCCTCGGCGACCTCGCCGGGGCGTTCGCCCTGTCACCCGCCGGTCCCGGCGAGGGGTGGGCGTGCGTCGAGGTCACCGGCGTGAGCGCGGACAACCGCCTCGTGCGCGGCGGTGAGCTGTTCGCCGCCCACGCCGGCGCCCACGTCCACGGCGCCCGCTTCGTCCCCGCGGCGGTCGCCGCCGGCGCCCGGGCCGTCCTGACCGACCCCGCGGGCGCGGAGCTGCTCGCGGCGGCGGACCCCGGCGTCCCGGTCCTGGTGACCCCCGACGTCCCGGCCCTGCTCGGACGGCTCGCCGCCGACCTCTACGGCCACCCGGGCCGGGCGCTGGGGACCTTTGCCGTCACCGGCACGAACGGCAAGACGACGACGGCGTTCATGGTCGACCACGCCCTGCGGTCGCTGGGGCGCCGGACGGGGCTCATCGGCACCGTGGAGGTCCGTGTCGGTGACCGCGCGGTCCCCGCCACCCTCACCACCCCGCAGCCCGCCGACCTCCAGGCCCTGCTCGCGGCGATGGTCGCCGACGGCGTCGACGACCTCGTCATGGAGGTCTCCTCCCACGCCCTGGCGCTCGGCCGGGTCGACCCGCTCGTCTACGACGTCGCCGGGTTCACCAACCTCACCGCCGACCACCTCGACTTCCACGGCGACCTCGAGGGCTACTACGCCGCCAAGGCCTCCCTGTTCGACATCTCACGCACGGGCGTGGTGGTCGCGGACGACCGGTGGGGGCGACGCCTCGCGGCCGAGACCGGCGACGCCGTCGCGGCCCTGACGACCGGGCCCGGCGGGGACTGGACCGTCACCGGCGTCGAGGCCGACGCCACCGGCTCGGCGTTCACCCTCGCCCACCGCGACGGACGGAGCCTGCGCACCCGGACGGACCTGCCGGGGGCGTTCAACGTGGCGAACGCCGCTCTCGCCGCCGCCATGGTCCTCACCTCCGGGGTGGCCCCGGCCGAGCTCGAGGACGCCCTCGCGGGCGCCGGCGGGCTGAGCCCGCAGGTGCCCGGACGCATGGAGCAGCTCGGCGACCGCCCCCGCGTGGTCGTCGACTTCGCGCACAACACCGACGCCCTCGTCCAGGCCCTCGCGGCCCTGCGCCCGACGACCACCGGCCGCCTCCACGTCGTGATCGGCGCGGCCGGCGACCGCGACCGTGCGAAGCGGCCCGAGATGGGCCGGGCCGCCGTCGACGGCGCCGACACGGTCATCGTCACCGACGACGACCCCCACGACGAGCCCGCGGCACAGATCCGCGCCGAGGTCCTCGCCGGCACCACGGGCGCAGCGGTGCGCGAGATCGCCGACCGGGCCGAGGCCATCCGCACGGCGGTCCTCGAGGCCGCCGACGACGACACCGTGCTCGTGGCCGGCCGCGGCCACGAGACGGTCCAGGAGGTCGCCGGGGTGGACCACCACCTCGACGACCGCGAGGAGGTGCGCGCCGCCCTGGCGCTGCGCGCGGGAGGACAGCACGCATGA
- a CDS encoding UDP-N-acetylmuramoyl-tripeptide--D-alanyl-D-alanine ligase, with amino-acid sequence MITMTLREVAAVTGGRLAADGPEVVVDGEVVIDSRQAGPGTLVAAFVGSTADGHEHVPGALAAGAAGALVSRPDVAEAAGADPARLVVVDDVAAALGRLARHVLASLRGDGDGPRVVAVTGSVGKTTTKDLLAHLLAPLGDLIAPPGSFNNEIGLPLTVLRARPSTATLVLEMGADHVGNLEYLTSVAPPDVAVVLAVGRAHLGEFGGIENVARAKSELVAGLRPTGTAVLNADDRRVAAMAPLAPGPVRTFGRGDADVVATDVVLDDAGRASFTLTSPAGAARVRLALVGEHHVHNALAAAAVALELGLTPAQVADLLAAAPAASPHRMAVTDRADGVRVVDDSYNANPDSVRAGLRALATLGAGRRRVAVLGEMLELGADSAAEHDAAGADAVALGADVVLAVGAGTAPLAAGARRAAGAGTTGSAGSDRPAVEVVEVPDVDAAEADLRDRLRPGDVVLLKGSNGSGIWRLADALLTGTDTRGRMPS; translated from the coding sequence ATGATCACGATGACCCTGCGCGAGGTCGCCGCCGTCACCGGCGGCCGGCTCGCGGCGGACGGGCCGGAGGTGGTCGTCGACGGCGAGGTCGTCATCGACTCGCGCCAGGCCGGCCCCGGCACGCTCGTCGCGGCGTTCGTCGGCTCCACGGCCGACGGCCACGAGCACGTCCCCGGGGCCCTGGCCGCCGGTGCGGCCGGCGCCCTGGTCAGCCGTCCGGACGTGGCCGAGGCCGCCGGCGCGGACCCCGCCCGCCTGGTCGTCGTCGACGACGTCGCCGCCGCCCTGGGCCGGCTCGCCCGGCACGTCCTGGCGAGCCTGCGCGGCGACGGCGACGGACCGCGGGTCGTGGCGGTGACCGGCTCGGTCGGCAAGACCACGACCAAGGACCTCCTCGCCCACCTCCTCGCCCCGCTCGGGGACCTCATCGCCCCGCCGGGCTCGTTCAACAACGAGATCGGCCTGCCGCTGACCGTGCTGCGCGCGCGGCCCTCCACCGCCACCCTCGTCCTGGAGATGGGCGCGGACCACGTGGGCAACCTCGAGTACCTCACCTCGGTCGCGCCGCCGGACGTCGCGGTCGTCCTGGCGGTCGGCCGGGCCCACCTCGGGGAGTTCGGCGGCATCGAGAACGTCGCCAGGGCCAAGTCCGAGCTCGTCGCCGGCCTGCGGCCCACCGGCACGGCCGTGCTCAACGCCGACGACCGTCGCGTGGCGGCCATGGCGCCCCTGGCTCCCGGGCCGGTGCGCACCTTCGGCCGCGGCGACGCCGACGTCGTGGCCACCGACGTCGTCCTGGACGACGCCGGCCGCGCCTCCTTCACGCTCACCTCGCCGGCCGGCGCGGCGCGCGTGCGCCTGGCGCTGGTGGGGGAGCACCACGTCCACAACGCCCTCGCCGCCGCCGCGGTCGCCCTCGAGCTCGGCCTGACCCCGGCGCAGGTGGCCGACCTGCTCGCCGCCGCGCCGGCGGCCAGCCCGCACCGCATGGCCGTGACCGACCGGGCCGACGGCGTGCGGGTGGTCGACGACTCCTACAACGCCAACCCCGACTCGGTGCGCGCGGGCCTGCGGGCGCTGGCCACCCTCGGTGCGGGCCGGCGCAGGGTCGCGGTGCTGGGGGAGATGCTCGAGCTCGGCGCGGACTCCGCCGCCGAGCACGACGCCGCCGGGGCGGACGCCGTCGCCCTCGGGGCCGACGTCGTCCTCGCCGTCGGCGCGGGGACCGCGCCGCTCGCCGCCGGGGCACGCCGTGCCGCGGGCGCCGGGACCACCGGCTCGGCCGGGTCCGACAGGCCCGCCGTGGAGGTCGTCGAGGTGCCCGACGTCGACGCCGCCGAGGCGGACCTGCGCGACCGGCTCCGCCCGGGCGACGTCGTGCTCCTCAAGGGCTCCAACGGCTCGGGGATCTGGCGGCTCGCGGACGCCCTGCTCACCGGCACCGACACCCGCGGGAGGATGCCCTCATGA
- the mraY gene encoding phospho-N-acetylmuramoyl-pentapeptide-transferase — translation MMAVLIAGAVALVLSMGGTPLFIRLLVAKNYGQFIRQDGPTAHFTKRGTPTMGGVVIIAATVLGYAAANLATGRLPNASGLLLLLLMVGMGFIGFLDDYIKISRQRSLGLDERGKIIGQAVIGVGWAVLALQFPNENFRTPASTEISLIRDTGIDLAWAGAGLGLVLFVLWANFLITAWSNAVNLTDGLDGLATGTSMLVFGAYTVITIWQSNQSCQFLTEPGQGCYEVRDPRDLAIVTAAIVGASFGFLWWNTSPAQIFMGDTGSLALGGALAGLSILTRTEILGAVIGGLFVIIVMSDVIQIGFFKATGKRVFRMAPLHHHFELKGWGEVTIVVRFWIIAALFASAGLGLFYAEWVSVA, via the coding sequence ATGATGGCCGTGCTCATCGCCGGCGCGGTCGCGCTCGTGCTCTCGATGGGCGGCACACCGCTGTTCATCCGCCTCCTCGTGGCCAAGAACTACGGCCAGTTCATCCGCCAGGACGGCCCGACGGCCCACTTCACCAAGCGCGGCACGCCGACCATGGGCGGGGTCGTCATCATCGCGGCCACCGTGCTGGGCTACGCCGCGGCGAACCTCGCCACCGGCCGCCTGCCCAACGCCTCCGGCCTGCTCCTGCTGCTGCTCATGGTCGGCATGGGCTTCATCGGCTTCCTCGACGACTACATCAAGATCTCCCGGCAGCGCTCCCTGGGCCTGGACGAGCGCGGCAAGATCATCGGGCAGGCCGTCATCGGCGTCGGCTGGGCCGTGCTGGCGCTGCAGTTCCCCAACGAGAACTTCCGCACCCCGGCCTCCACGGAGATCTCGCTCATCCGGGACACCGGCATCGACCTGGCGTGGGCCGGGGCCGGGCTCGGGCTCGTCCTGTTCGTCCTGTGGGCGAACTTCCTCATCACCGCCTGGTCCAACGCCGTCAACCTCACCGACGGCCTCGACGGCCTCGCGACGGGCACCTCGATGCTGGTCTTCGGGGCGTACACCGTCATCACGATCTGGCAGTCCAACCAGTCCTGCCAGTTCCTCACCGAGCCGGGCCAGGGCTGCTACGAGGTCCGCGACCCCCGCGACCTCGCCATCGTCACCGCCGCCATCGTCGGTGCCAGCTTCGGGTTCCTGTGGTGGAACACCTCGCCCGCGCAGATCTTCATGGGTGACACCGGGTCCCTCGCGCTCGGCGGGGCGCTGGCGGGCCTGTCGATCCTCACGCGCACCGAGATCCTCGGTGCCGTCATCGGCGGGCTCTTCGTCATCATCGTCATGTCCGACGTCATCCAGATCGGCTTCTTCAAGGCGACCGGGAAGCGGGTGTTCCGCATGGCGCCCCTGCACCACCACTTCGAGCTCAAGGGCTGGGGCGAGGTGACGATCGTCGTGCGGTTCTGGATCATCGCCGCGCTGTTCGCCTCCGCAGGGCTCGGCCTCTTCTACGCCGAGTGGGTGTCGGTCGCGTGA
- the murD gene encoding UDP-N-acetylmuramoyl-L-alanine--D-glutamate ligase, whose protein sequence is MSGLSGARVAVVGLGTSGRAAIEALAAAGATPAGHDVSEAALEAARTGAEVPAGTALHHAAGPDALAAAVIDSRPDVVVVSPGVPAVSPLHTGAAAAGLTVWSEVELAWRLRAPRPDGTFAPWLTLTGTNGKTTTVGMLESILTAAGERAEAVGNVGTPIVRVATRRGPDAPDVLAVELSSFQLHSTLSVSPQAAACLNIAPDHIDWHGSYEAYAADKAKVYERTQVACVYNEADPATRAMVEEADVVEGARAVGFTRGTPGLGQLGLVEDYLVDRAFGAERRHSAAELATLADLAHLAPQGTEVPAHVVANALAAAALARAHGVAPEHVRDGLRAYAGGGHRIELVARAGGVSFVDDSKATNAHAAAASLGAQPAGTVVWVAGGLAKGARFDDLVRAHADRLRAVVLIGTDREPLRSALARHAADVPVIEVVPGEDGSVMPCAVTEAARLARPGDTVLLAPACASMDQFAGYAARGEAFTRAARELEGRIGR, encoded by the coding sequence GTGAGCGGGCTCAGCGGGGCGCGGGTCGCCGTCGTCGGTCTGGGCACCTCGGGCAGGGCCGCGATCGAGGCGCTCGCCGCGGCGGGTGCGACGCCGGCCGGCCACGACGTCAGCGAGGCCGCGCTCGAGGCCGCCCGGACCGGCGCGGAGGTGCCCGCCGGGACGGCGCTGCACCACGCGGCCGGACCGGACGCCCTGGCGGCGGCGGTGATCGACTCCCGCCCCGACGTCGTCGTCGTCTCCCCGGGCGTCCCGGCCGTCTCCCCGCTGCACACCGGGGCGGCCGCCGCCGGCCTGACGGTGTGGAGCGAGGTGGAGCTGGCGTGGCGGCTGCGCGCCCCGCGGCCGGACGGCACCTTCGCCCCCTGGCTCACCCTCACCGGCACCAACGGCAAGACGACGACGGTGGGGATGCTCGAGTCGATCCTCACCGCCGCGGGTGAGCGGGCCGAGGCCGTGGGCAACGTCGGCACCCCCATCGTGCGGGTCGCGACCCGGCGGGGGCCCGACGCCCCGGACGTCCTGGCGGTGGAGCTGTCCAGCTTCCAGCTGCACTCCACCCTCAGCGTCAGCCCCCAGGCCGCCGCGTGCCTGAACATCGCCCCCGACCACATCGACTGGCACGGCTCGTACGAGGCCTACGCCGCAGACAAGGCGAAGGTGTACGAGCGCACCCAGGTCGCGTGCGTCTACAACGAGGCCGACCCCGCCACCCGCGCCATGGTCGAGGAGGCCGACGTCGTCGAGGGCGCCCGGGCCGTCGGCTTCACCCGCGGCACCCCCGGTCTCGGGCAGCTCGGCCTCGTCGAGGACTACCTCGTCGACCGGGCCTTCGGCGCCGAGCGCCGGCACAGCGCCGCCGAGCTCGCCACCCTGGCGGACCTGGCCCACCTCGCCCCGCAGGGCACGGAGGTCCCGGCCCACGTCGTCGCCAACGCCCTGGCGGCGGCCGCCCTCGCCCGGGCCCACGGGGTCGCCCCGGAGCACGTGCGCGACGGTCTGCGCGCCTACGCCGGCGGCGGGCACCGCATCGAGCTCGTCGCCCGGGCCGGCGGGGTCAGCTTCGTCGACGACTCCAAGGCGACCAACGCCCACGCCGCCGCCGCCTCCCTCGGCGCCCAGCCCGCCGGCACGGTGGTGTGGGTGGCCGGCGGGCTCGCGAAGGGCGCCCGGTTCGACGACCTCGTCCGCGCCCACGCCGACCGGCTGCGCGCCGTCGTCCTCATCGGCACCGACCGCGAGCCGCTGCGCTCGGCCCTGGCACGACACGCGGCCGACGTCCCGGTGATCGAGGTGGTCCCCGGCGAGGATGGCAGCGTGATGCCGTGCGCCGTCACCGAGGCGGCCCGGCTCGCCCGGCCCGGTGACACGGTGCTGCTGGCCCCGGCGTGCGCGTCGATGGACCAGTTCGCCGGCTACGCCGCGCGGGGTGAGGCGTTCACCCGCGCGGCGCGGGAGCTCGAGGGGAGGATCGGCCGATGA
- a CDS encoding peptidoglycan glycosyltransferase FtsW has product MTTLDGTRRVRTGRTTTARATAREGGRTEIAALSYYLVGGASLLLLAIGVVMVLSASTIDSIRTTGSPYDGFLGQMTFVLLGLPLAVVASRIPVRWYRRLAWPALLGALGMQMLIFTPLGVEVNGNTNWIEIPGTGQSVQPSEFVKLGLALWLGLVLSRKGRLLEQWRHVLVPGGLGAGAGLGLVLAGHDMGTGLVIVALIGGAFFVAGLPLRWFAGAAVAGAGAAAFLVALKPSRMNRVMSFLGLSEADPSGVGFQTQHGLWGLGTGGISGVGLGASREKWSYLPEAQNDFIFAIVGEELGLLGTLLVLGLLGALAVGMFRVVRRHRDPFVQITTGAVATWILAQSLINIGVVIGLLPVIGIPLPLVSAGGSAMISTLLAIGVVLAFARSEPGAAQALATRGGVVRRSLAVVGRGRRG; this is encoded by the coding sequence ATGACGACCCTCGACGGCACGCGCCGCGTCCGCACCGGCCGGACCACCACCGCCCGGGCGACCGCCCGGGAGGGAGGGCGCACCGAGATCGCGGCGCTGAGCTACTACCTCGTCGGCGGGGCGTCCCTGCTCCTGCTGGCCATCGGGGTGGTCATGGTCCTCTCCGCCTCGACCATCGACTCCATCCGGACCACCGGCAGCCCCTACGACGGGTTCCTCGGCCAGATGACGTTCGTCCTGCTCGGCCTGCCCCTGGCGGTCGTCGCCTCCCGCATCCCCGTGCGCTGGTACCGCCGCCTGGCCTGGCCGGCGCTCCTCGGCGCCCTGGGGATGCAGATGCTCATCTTCACCCCCCTCGGGGTGGAGGTGAACGGCAACACCAACTGGATCGAGATCCCCGGCACCGGTCAGAGCGTCCAGCCCTCGGAGTTCGTCAAGCTCGGGCTCGCGCTGTGGCTCGGGCTGGTCCTGTCCCGCAAGGGCCGCCTCCTCGAGCAGTGGCGCCACGTCCTGGTCCCCGGGGGACTGGGGGCCGGCGCCGGCCTGGGCCTCGTCCTCGCCGGGCACGACATGGGCACCGGCCTCGTCATCGTCGCGCTCATCGGCGGGGCGTTCTTCGTCGCGGGCCTGCCGCTGCGCTGGTTCGCCGGCGCCGCCGTCGCCGGGGCGGGGGCCGCGGCCTTCCTCGTCGCCCTCAAGCCCTCCCGCATGAACCGCGTCATGAGCTTCCTCGGGCTCTCCGAGGCCGACCCGTCCGGGGTGGGCTTCCAGACCCAGCACGGGCTGTGGGGGCTGGGCACCGGCGGCATCTCCGGCGTCGGCCTGGGCGCGTCGCGCGAGAAGTGGTCCTACCTGCCCGAGGCGCAGAACGACTTCATCTTCGCGATCGTCGGCGAGGAGCTGGGCCTGCTCGGCACCCTCCTCGTCCTCGGGCTCCTCGGCGCGCTGGCCGTGGGGATGTTCCGGGTCGTCCGGCGCCACCGCGACCCCTTCGTCCAGATCACCACCGGTGCCGTCGCCACGTGGATCCTCGCCCAGTCGCTCATCAACATCGGCGTGGTCATCGGGCTCCTGCCCGTCATCGGGATCCCGCTGCCCCTGGTCTCCGCGGGCGGCTCCGCGATGATCTCCACGCTGCTGGCCATCGGCGTCGTGCTGGCCTTCGCACGGTCGGAGCCGGGTGCCGCGCAGGCCCTGGCCACCCGTGGCGGCGTGGTGCGCCGATCCCTCGCGGTGGTGGGGAGGGGCCGACGTGGCTGA
- a CDS encoding UDP-N-acetylglucosamine--N-acetylmuramyl-(pentapeptide) pyrophosphoryl-undecaprenol N-acetylglucosamine transferase: protein MAEPLRALLAGGGTAGHVNPLLATAAELAERPGGARITVLGTASGLEHTLVPDAGLPLRIVPRVPLPRRPSTDLLRLPARLTAAVRAAAAAIAETDAEVVVGFGGYVATPAYIAARRAGVPVVVHEQNARPGLANRLGARWAAAVALTFASTPLRAAQGRTEVTGLPLRPAVAALVEDRATDDGAADRRRLAAAELGLDPDRPTLVVTGGSLGAQRLNEAFAPEASALVAAGAQVLHLTGRGKDADVRGAVTAQGPGVAAHYQVRDYLGRMELAYAVADLVVCRSGAGSVSELAALGLPAVYVPLPVGNGEQRLNAVDVVAAGGGTVVEDGDLDRAWVRAHVPALLADRDRLAAMGRAAAEAGPRDGAARLADLVLAVARGGGHG, encoded by the coding sequence GTGGCTGAGCCCCTGCGCGCCCTCCTGGCCGGCGGCGGGACCGCCGGGCACGTCAACCCCCTCCTGGCCACGGCCGCCGAGCTGGCCGAGCGCCCCGGCGGTGCCCGCATCACCGTGCTCGGCACCGCTTCCGGCCTGGAGCACACCCTCGTCCCCGACGCCGGGCTGCCGTTGCGGATCGTCCCGCGCGTCCCGCTGCCGCGGCGCCCCTCCACCGACCTCCTGCGCCTGCCGGCCCGCCTGACGGCCGCCGTGCGGGCCGCGGCCGCGGCCATCGCCGAGACCGACGCCGAGGTGGTGGTCGGCTTCGGCGGGTACGTCGCCACTCCCGCCTACATCGCCGCGCGGCGGGCGGGGGTCCCGGTCGTCGTCCACGAGCAGAACGCCCGGCCCGGTCTGGCCAACCGCCTCGGCGCCCGGTGGGCCGCGGCCGTCGCACTGACCTTCGCCTCGACGCCGCTGCGCGCGGCCCAGGGCCGCACGGAGGTCACCGGGCTCCCGCTGCGCCCCGCCGTCGCCGCGCTCGTCGAGGACCGCGCCACCGACGACGGCGCCGCCGACCGGCGCCGCCTCGCCGCGGCGGAGCTCGGCCTCGACCCGGACCGCCCGACCCTCGTCGTCACCGGCGGCTCGCTCGGCGCGCAGCGGCTCAACGAGGCCTTCGCCCCCGAGGCGTCCGCGCTCGTCGCGGCCGGTGCGCAGGTGCTGCACCTGACCGGCCGCGGCAAGGACGCCGACGTCCGCGGTGCCGTGACCGCGCAGGGACCGGGCGTGGCCGCCCACTACCAGGTCCGGGACTACCTGGGCCGCATGGAGCTCGCCTACGCCGTCGCCGACCTCGTCGTGTGCCGTTCCGGCGCCGGCAGCGTCAGTGAGCTCGCCGCCCTGGGCCTGCCGGCCGTCTACGTGCCCCTGCCCGTGGGCAACGGCGAGCAGCGGCTCAACGCCGTCGACGTCGTCGCCGCCGGTGGCGGGACGGTGGTCGAGGACGGCGACCTCGACCGGGCGTGGGTGCGAGCACACGTCCCGGCCCTCCTGGCCGACCGCGACCGGCTCGCCGCCATGGGCCGCGCCGCGGCCGAGGCGGGCCCGCGCGACGGTGCCGCCCGCCTGGCCGATCTCGTCCTGGCCGTCGCCCGCGGGGGCGGGCATGGCTGA